caaagaaacttAAATACAGCCATCACACTGTGATACTGGTTATTTCCACCATGCACAGAGTCAAGACCTACCACATGGAAGATCATAATCAAAATTCCTGTTTCTTctaattttctgtttctcaatTAGGAAATAGAGGGAAAACAGGATCCATAGAATATTTGGTTATTTGAcgaattaaaaatataatgtaccAACTACAAGAGTTCTTGCATCATAAGAATAATAAGTGTCAGTGACAACAGAATGGAAAGATGAAGACGCAAAAGCATCCCTCAGTATCATACCCTGGGTAATTCTGCATCCAACACGGTCACACAGATAACCAGGAATAGTACGGTGGCACCTTTTATTATTAGCAAGATATGTTCCAGAAGCTCAGAGATTTCAACAGCTCTAGGCTCCAGGTATCTGAGTTCATTCTGATGGGATTTCCAGGCATCCACAGCTGGCAGCACTGGCTCTCCCTGCCACTGGCTCTGCTCTATGTCTTGGCTCTCATTGCCAACACATTTATCGTGACTATCATTTACCAAGAGGCATCACTACACCAGCCTATGTACCATTTCCTGGGCATCCTGGCTATTGTGGACATGGGCCTGGCAACTACTATCATGCCCAAGATTTTAGCCATCTTATGGTTCAATGCTAAGACTATCAGTTTCAATGAATGTTTTGCTCAGATGTATGCCATCCACTTTTTTGTTGCCATGGAGTCAGGTATCTTTGTCTGCATGGCTATAGATAGATATGTAGCGATTTGCAGACCACTGAGATACCCTTCAATAGTTACTGAATCTTTTGTGATCAAAGCAACTTTGTTTATGGCCCTCAGAAACTGTGTGGCTCCCATGTCAGTTCCTGTATTGGCCTCTCAGAGAAATTACTGTTCCCAGAATCAAATCAACCACTGTTTTTGTACTAACCTGGGGGTTACTAGCTTATCTTGCGATGACAGGAAAATCAACAGCATCAACCAGCTGGTTCTGGCTTGGGCAATCATGGGCAGTGATCTGGGTTTGATTATGATTTCATATGCTTTGATTCTTCGGTCTGTGCTGAAGCTGAACTCTGCAGAAGCTGCGTCTAAGGCCTTAAGTACCTGCACCTCTCACCTCATCCTAATCCTTTTCTTCTACACTGTCATCATTGTCATGTCTATCACTCATAGTGCAGAAATGTCAGTTCCTGTCATCCCGGTTCTGCTGAACGTGCTGCACAATGTTATTCCCCCTGCTCTGAACCCCATGGTTTATGCACTTAAgaacaaagaattaaaacaagGCTTATACAAGGTGCTTAAGCTGGATGTCAAAGGAGACTAAAAGGGAGAAAACACACATCATCTTGACTTTCTCAAAACTAGATGTCTGATTGTACTAATTAATCTTAAGGGCATAATATGCAATATCCTTGAAAAATCTGTATAGCATCTTAATATTTATCTTCCACATcgcttaaaataattatttttgaaacaaggtcttacttTTGTGATCCTGGCTGGACTAGAACTTTCTGTATAGACTAGGCTTGCTATAAACTCTGAGAGGTCTGCTCACTTCTGTTTttgagtattgagattaaaggtatgggccatcacattcactgaaaataaatttcttgaaaaaccacaagTCATGTTATCTAACACTTTTCTCAAAGTCATTAGCCTGGCTTGGACATTActaaacacaataaaattaattaaaatggacATGTGAAACCATTTATGATTAAAGGAAAATGTAATTGTGTATGAGTCTGAGACACTtttatgtatattaaaaaaaattgtgtcccCTTGGCAGAAAGAACATCTGTGAAATGATATTAATTATGCCTTTTAATTCAGAGTCTTTGCCTTTCTCATGTgtatacacagtcacacacatgcatgtgtaccaactgatatatgaatatgaaaatattcTGTTGTTTATGAGCATCATAGATGTAGTAAGAATGGAAATCCCCCACCCTTACTCCTACGCAGGGTGTGTTGATCTTCATACAGGCACTTTTAACTCTAAAGTTTGTAAATATAACATGGATTTTCACTTTAAGGCTAAGTCAGTTCAAATGTGTAACTATCAAGGGACTGAGATGTCaagggatgcacacacacatatatagcagCATCAGATGGTTTTTGGCCAAGACCCTCTCTTGGACCAGGCGGCACTCTG
The nucleotide sequence above comes from Peromyscus maniculatus bairdii isolate BWxNUB_F1_BW_parent chromosome 1, HU_Pman_BW_mat_3.1, whole genome shotgun sequence. Encoded proteins:
- the LOC102913918 gene encoding olfactory receptor 56B2-like, which gives rise to MFQKLRDFNSSRLQVSEFILMGFPGIHSWQHWLSLPLALLYVLALIANTFIVTIIYQEASLHQPMYHFLGILAIVDMGLATTIMPKILAILWFNAKTISFNECFAQMYAIHFFVAMESGIFVCMAIDRYVAICRPLRYPSIVTESFVIKATLFMALRNCVAPMSVPVLASQRNYCSQNQINHCFCTNLGVTSLSCDDRKINSINQLVLAWAIMGSDLGLIMISYALILRSVLKLNSAEAASKALSTCTSHLILILFFYTVIIVMSITHSAEMSVPVIPVLLNVLHNVIPPALNPMVYALKNKELKQGLYKVLKLDVKGD